In Flavobacteriaceae bacterium, the following proteins share a genomic window:
- a CDS encoding DUF4252 domain-containing protein, giving the protein MKKLILIIAIIVTPLMSFAQNGLFDKYEDMKGVTSGVLNQKMFSMLASININFDDPDSQALFDAAKKIKSVNFITTGDESISKSMKADVDRYLKSSNLDELMRFKDGDQTVKFYVREGRNENEIKELLMFVSGLKELTKGQDITINGEKRDIETVMVSVLGDIDLREISKVLNSMNIPGGEHLKKAGENRN; this is encoded by the coding sequence ATGAAAAAATTAATATTAATAATAGCGATTATAGTAACACCGTTAATGTCTTTTGCACAAAATGGATTGTTTGATAAATATGAAGATATGAAGGGAGTAACTTCTGGAGTTTTAAATCAAAAAATGTTCTCAATGCTAGCAAGCATTAACATTAACTTTGATGATCCAGATAGTCAGGCTCTTTTTGATGCAGCAAAAAAGATTAAGAGCGTTAATTTTATAACTACTGGAGATGAAAGTATTTCTAAAAGTATGAAAGCAGACGTAGATAGATATCTTAAAAGTTCTAATTTAGATGAATTAATGCGCTTTAAAGATGGAGATCAAACAGTGAAATTTTATGTTAGAGAAGGCCGTAATGAGAATGAAATAAAAGAATTATTGATGTTTGTTAGTGGACTTAAAGAACTTACAAAAGGTCAAGATATTACGATTAACGGAGAGAAGAGAGATATAGAAACAGTTATGGTATCTGTTCTTGGAGATATAGACCTTAGAGAAATATCTAAAGTTTTAAACTCAATGAATATTCCAGGTGGAGAGCATTTAAAGAAAGCTGGAGAAAATAGAAACTAA
- a CDS encoding adenine nucleotide alpha hydrolase, translated as MSKVNKTYFNWSSGKDSALALHYLLQDERYSVEELITTVNSHYNRVSMHGLRKELLFAQTKALDIPANIIELPEQPTMEVYEQKMLETVNSLKNKGFTHSAFGDIFLEDLKMYRESQLAKQNLKTIFPLWKKDTKSLIKEFLDLDFKTIIVCANAKYFGEDFVGKIIDENFIDELPDNVDSCGENGEFHTFCFDGPIFKHSINFTIGEKVYREYNTPKTDDNSVCGNEKSGFWYCDLMP; from the coding sequence ATGTCTAAGGTTAATAAAACTTATTTTAATTGGAGTTCTGGCAAAGATTCTGCCTTAGCTTTACATTATTTATTACAGGATGAACGTTATTCTGTTGAAGAGTTAATTACAACTGTAAATAGTCATTACAATCGCGTAAGTATGCATGGATTGAGAAAAGAATTGCTCTTTGCTCAAACCAAAGCTTTAGATATTCCTGCAAATATTATTGAACTGCCTGAACAACCCACTATGGAAGTTTACGAACAAAAAATGTTAGAAACAGTTAACAGTTTAAAAAATAAAGGGTTTACACATAGCGCGTTTGGTGACATCTTTTTAGAAGATTTAAAAATGTATCGCGAAAGCCAACTAGCTAAGCAAAATTTAAAAACCATTTTTCCACTTTGGAAAAAAGACACCAAATCTTTAATAAAAGAATTTTTAGATTTAGATTTTAAAACTATTATCGTTTGTGCTAATGCTAAATATTTTGGAGAAGATTTTGTTGGCAAAATTATAGATGAAAATTTTATAGACGAATTACCAGATAATGTTGATTCATGTGGTGAAAATGGCGAGTTTCATACATTTTGTTTTGATGGACCTATTTTTAAACACTCTATTAACTTTACTATCGGAGAAAAAGTATATCGTGAATATAACACTCCAAAAACTGATGATAATTCTGTATGTGGGAATGAAAAATCTGGATTTTGGTATTGTGATTTAATGCCATAA
- a CDS encoding acyl-CoA thioesterase, whose product MSNLHTERVKNSETRIFKAVFPNTTNHYDTLFGGTAMQLMDEVAFITATRYSRQRMVTVSSDKIDFKKPIPHGTIIELIGKVTYLGTKSLKIRVDVFIEEMYSSSREKAISGEFTFVAINKERNPIAIN is encoded by the coding sequence ATGAGCAATTTACATACAGAACGTGTTAAGAATTCTGAAACAAGAATCTTTAAAGCCGTTTTTCCTAATACTACAAATCATTATGATACTTTGTTTGGAGGTACAGCGATGCAACTTATGGATGAAGTAGCATTTATAACTGCTACGCGTTATAGCCGTCAACGAATGGTAACGGTGAGTAGTGATAAAATTGACTTTAAGAAACCTATTCCTCACGGAACAATTATAGAACTTATAGGCAAAGTAACATATTTAGGCACTAAAAGCCTTAAAATAAGAGTAGATGTATTTATTGAAGAAATGTATTCATCCTCAAGAGAAAAAGCTATTAGTGGAGAATTTACATTTGTTGCTATAAATAAAGAACGAAATCCAATTGCTATTAATTAA
- a CDS encoding carboxyl-terminal protease: protein MKRFKYLLLFILSFNLITSCFSDDDIDDNPIATSEINEFIWTAMNQWYFWQGSVPDLADNRFSSNEEFSEYLESFTNPNELFNNLLFSEDRFSFIVDDFNALFNSLEGTTLTNGLEFGLGTINGSSDVFGIVRLVLPNSNASTQDIQRGDIFTEVNGIQLTESNFRELLFTGSDTYTLNILEISNNDLIDTSREVTLTKEVYTENPVFIANTIDTGTRKVGYLMYNRFTDEFDTELNNAFGQFLADGIEDLVLDLRYNPGGSVQSAIHLSSMITGQFTGQLLFRGVWNDKIQAQLSEEVLNRNFVDNLSSGAAINSLNLNRVFILAQQNTASASELVINSLTPYIDVIHIGGFTTGKNEFSTTLLDVPECNFIGGSGCGSFPNRNHTWAIQPLLGRNANADGFFEYTDGLIPNIFLDEDLANYGVLGDINEPLLARALQQVSISTSIESTEPQVTFNKIIASSNMETPLKDNMYISIE, encoded by the coding sequence ATGAAACGTTTTAAATACCTACTTCTATTTATTCTCTCATTTAATTTAATTACAAGTTGTTTTAGTGATGATGATATTGATGATAATCCTATAGCCACATCAGAAATAAATGAGTTTATCTGGACAGCAATGAATCAATGGTATTTTTGGCAAGGGAGTGTACCTGATTTGGCAGATAATCGTTTTTCTTCTAATGAAGAGTTCTCTGAGTATTTAGAATCTTTTACTAATCCAAATGAGTTATTTAATAATTTATTATTTAGCGAAGATCGTTTTAGCTTTATTGTAGATGATTTTAACGCACTTTTTAATTCTTTAGAAGGAACAACACTTACCAATGGTCTTGAATTTGGTTTAGGAACAATAAATGGAAGCTCTGACGTATTTGGTATTGTTAGGCTTGTATTACCAAATTCTAATGCATCTACTCAAGATATTCAACGAGGAGATATCTTTACAGAAGTTAACGGAATACAACTTACAGAAAGTAATTTTAGAGAACTTTTGTTTACTGGTTCTGATACATATACTTTAAATATTTTAGAAATATCTAATAATGATCTTATTGATACGAGTCGAGAAGTAACACTTACTAAAGAGGTTTATACCGAAAACCCAGTATTTATTGCTAATACAATTGATACTGGAACTCGTAAAGTAGGGTATTTAATGTACAATCGTTTTACTGACGAGTTTGACACAGAATTGAATAATGCGTTTGGACAGTTTTTGGCAGATGGAATTGAGGATTTGGTTTTAGATTTGCGTTATAATCCTGGAGGTAGTGTACAATCAGCTATACATTTATCTAGTATGATTACTGGGCAATTTACAGGACAATTATTATTTAGAGGAGTTTGGAATGACAAAATTCAAGCGCAACTTTCTGAAGAAGTACTTAATCGAAATTTTGTAGATAATTTATCAAGTGGAGCAGCAATTAATAGTTTAAATTTAAATCGCGTATTTATATTAGCACAACAAAACACAGCTTCTGCTAGTGAATTGGTAATTAATAGTCTTACTCCTTATATAGATGTCATACATATAGGTGGATTTACCACTGGTAAAAATGAATTTTCTACAACATTATTAGATGTTCCGGAATGTAATTTTATAGGAGGTTCAGGTTGTGGGAGTTTTCCAAATAGAAATCATACATGGGCAATTCAGCCTCTTTTAGGGAGAAATGCAAATGCAGATGGTTTTTTTGAATATACAGATGGCTTAATTCCAAATATTTTTTTAGATGAAGATTTAGCAAACTATGGTGTTTTAGGGGATATAAACGAGCCTTTACTAGCAAGAGCATTACAACAAGTATCTATATCAACATCTATAGAATCTACAGAACCTCAAGTAACATTTAATAAAATTATAGCAAGTTCTAATATGGAAACACCATTAAAAGATAATATGTATATTTCTATAGAATAA
- a CDS encoding TonB-dependent receptor, translated as MNKKTNVLLALGMLLSIFASAQEVEKTKVEELEEVVLTDSRFELKRENSGKTVIKISKAEIERNQGRTIAELINTKSGIEINGSRSNAGQNLGVFVRGGRNRQVLVIIDGVQVSDPSQINGEYDLRLLPLGNIESIEIIKGAASTLYGSGAAAAVISITTSKAGKDAINATVTSSIGTNQSQDDQGFDIADFTNGVNINGTANKFNYRLAFNQTFSDGISAAIADNGERDAFSRYGLDLNLGYKVTDAFSVNIFGNITDINSDFDGGAFFDAEDNEFNSDQQRIGLTSKYEYANGSVNLSASYSNFEREFISDFPFSADGENFILDVYNKYNFSNTFYTIVGLNIIDNQVTFDEDVDFNIVDPYVNAVYVSDFGLNINAGARLNNHSEYGSNFTYNINPSFVFKFNDNDYLKLFGSYSTSFITPSLTQLFGNFGPNPDLDPEEDLTIEGGAEVKLGNKFRASALYFDREEDDVILFDFATGYFNAQEEVNTTGVELEVTYNPIKKIAITANYTYIDNEDDAGILIPENKVNLGVGYSFTKRTNASISYQFTDERTANDFSTFPATPVTLDSFSIVNLNFSHTLKNEIVTFFAGIENLFNEDYQDVFGFTTRGFNTNIGIRLNLL; from the coding sequence AAGAAGTTGTATTAACAGATTCTCGTTTTGAATTAAAACGAGAAAATTCAGGAAAAACTGTTATTAAAATTTCTAAAGCAGAAATTGAACGTAATCAAGGACGTACAATTGCAGAATTAATAAATACCAAATCTGGTATAGAAATTAATGGGAGTAGAAGTAATGCAGGACAAAATTTAGGTGTGTTTGTACGTGGGGGAAGAAATCGCCAAGTACTTGTAATTATTGATGGCGTTCAAGTATCTGACCCATCTCAAATTAATGGAGAATATGATTTGCGTTTATTGCCTTTAGGTAATATAGAATCTATCGAAATCATAAAAGGCGCTGCAAGTACACTTTATGGTAGTGGAGCTGCTGCTGCAGTAATTAGTATAACAACTAGTAAGGCAGGAAAAGATGCTATTAACGCTACAGTGACATCGAGTATTGGAACAAATCAATCTCAAGATGATCAAGGTTTTGATATTGCAGATTTCACTAATGGTGTCAATATTAATGGTACAGCAAATAAGTTTAATTATCGTTTAGCATTTAATCAGACATTTTCTGATGGTATTTCTGCTGCTATTGCAGATAATGGAGAACGAGATGCATTTTCAAGATATGGATTAGATTTAAATTTAGGGTATAAAGTTACTGATGCCTTTTCAGTAAATATTTTTGGAAATATTACAGATATCAATTCTGATTTTGATGGAGGTGCATTTTTTGATGCAGAAGACAATGAATTTAATAGTGATCAACAACGAATTGGTTTAACTTCAAAATATGAATATGCTAACGGAAGTGTTAACTTAAGTGCGTCATATAGTAATTTTGAAAGAGAGTTTATCTCAGACTTTCCTTTTTCTGCAGATGGAGAAAACTTTATTTTAGATGTGTATAACAAGTATAATTTTAGTAATACATTTTATACAATAGTAGGCCTTAATATTATTGATAACCAAGTTACTTTTGATGAAGATGTCGATTTTAATATTGTAGATCCTTACGTAAATGCTGTGTATGTATCTGATTTTGGGCTGAATATTAATGCTGGAGCTAGATTAAATAACCATAGTGAATATGGATCTAACTTTACATATAATATTAATCCATCTTTCGTTTTTAAATTTAATGATAATGATTATTTAAAACTATTTGGATCTTATAGTACGTCATTTATTACACCATCATTAACACAATTATTTGGGAATTTCGGACCTAATCCAGATTTAGATCCAGAAGAAGATTTAACTATTGAAGGAGGAGCAGAGGTAAAACTTGGAAATAAGTTTAGAGCTTCTGCTTTGTATTTTGATCGTGAAGAAGATGATGTAATCTTGTTTGATTTCGCTACAGGGTATTTTAATGCACAAGAAGAAGTTAATACTACTGGTGTTGAATTAGAAGTAACTTATAATCCAATAAAAAAAATAGCAATTACTGCCAACTATACCTATATCGATAATGAAGATGATGCTGGAATTTTAATCCCAGAAAATAAGGTTAATTTAGGAGTAGGTTATAGTTTTACGAAAAGAACCAACGCTTCAATTTCTTATCAGTTTACAGATGAAAGAACTGCTAATGACTTTAGCACATTTCCAGCAACACCAGTAACTTTAGATAGTTTTTCTATTGTCAACTTAAACTTTAGTCATACTTTAAAAAATGAAATTGTCACTTTCTTTGCAGGTATAGAAAATTTATTTAATGAAGATTATCAAGATGTATTTGGATTTACCACCAGAGGATTTAATACAAATATTGGTATTAGATTAAATTTATTATAA
- a CDS encoding DUF4252 domain-containing protein, which produces MNSSIKNLVKSLLIVIVLTSCDYGETLQAYFVTKQETPNFISIDIPTSFVNIDKVTLTKDQEEAYESIDKLNMLGYTISDDNIEEYNTELEKVNLILKDERYQELLRAGNTTDGKIVIKYIGTETEIDELIIFGSATDRGFAIVRVLGNNMKPAQIMTLGDVIQDLDSEENNVQDFMKFFQ; this is translated from the coding sequence ATGAATTCATCAATCAAAAACCTTGTAAAGTCACTCCTCATAGTTATAGTTTTAACAAGCTGTGACTATGGAGAGACCTTACAAGCGTATTTCGTCACTAAACAAGAAACTCCAAACTTTATATCTATAGATATTCCAACTAGTTTTGTAAATATAGATAAAGTAACATTGACCAAAGATCAAGAAGAAGCTTATGAATCTATAGATAAACTAAATATGTTAGGATACACTATTTCTGATGATAATATAGAAGAATATAATACAGAGTTAGAAAAGGTAAACCTTATATTAAAAGATGAACGTTATCAAGAACTTTTGAGAGCAGGTAATACTACTGATGGGAAAATTGTTATAAAGTATATTGGAACAGAAACTGAAATTGATGAGCTTATTATTTTTGGGAGTGCAACAGATAGAGGTTTCGCTATTGTACGTGTTTTGGGTAATAATATGAAACCAGCACAAATAATGACATTAGGAGACGTTATACAAGATTTAGATTCTGAAGAAAATAATGTACAAGATTTTATGAAATTCTTTCAATAG
- a CDS encoding cytochrome C — MKIIKKILVALLIVLIIMQFFGPDKNEGSLQDMTAFINDTNPPENVKTILENTCYDCHSSYTRYPWYNNITPVNYWMADHVRHGKGELDFSKWDAYSLKRKDHKLEEVIELVEEKEMPLPSYTWTHGDARLSKEQIESVIAWANQTRIKYSVAPQPQ, encoded by the coding sequence ATGAAAATTATAAAAAAAATATTGGTAGCACTACTGATTGTTTTAATAATTATGCAATTTTTTGGTCCAGATAAAAATGAAGGTTCTTTACAGGATATGACAGCATTTATAAATGATACTAATCCTCCAGAAAATGTAAAAACAATATTAGAGAATACATGTTACGATTGTCATAGTAGTTATACACGTTATCCTTGGTATAATAATATTACGCCTGTAAATTATTGGATGGCAGATCATGTAAGACATGGAAAAGGAGAACTAGATTTTTCTAAATGGGATGCATATTCATTAAAAAGAAAAGACCATAAATTGGAAGAAGTGATTGAATTGGTTGAAGAAAAAGAAATGCCATTACCATCATATACATGGACTCATGGAGATGCAAGACTAAGCAAAGAACAAATTGAAAGTGTTATTGCTTGGGCAAACCAAACACGAATAAAATATAGTGTAGCGCCACAGCCACAATAG
- a CDS encoding adenylosuccinate lyase, translating to MTTDALYKELTQVSALREHRLAAANLVINNIDLLPKLINITFMVDDKVSCRAAWVLEFTCSKQLDLIIPFLTTFTNNIHKVHLDSAVRPVAKICELLITSHYSKKESSFKTVINETHKTKITEACFDWMINDEKIAPKAYAMHTLYLLGQEYNWIHPELVDILERDFYSQSAGFKARARKLIKKIKANL from the coding sequence TTGACTACTGATGCTTTATATAAAGAATTGACTCAAGTAAGTGCTTTAAGGGAACATAGATTAGCAGCAGCAAACTTAGTCATAAACAATATAGATTTATTACCTAAGTTAATAAATATTACATTCATGGTTGACGACAAGGTTTCATGTCGAGCAGCTTGGGTATTAGAGTTTACTTGTAGCAAACAGCTAGATCTTATTATTCCTTTTTTAACCACATTTACCAATAATATACATAAAGTGCACTTAGATTCGGCTGTACGTCCTGTAGCAAAAATTTGTGAACTTTTAATTACGTCCCACTATTCAAAAAAAGAATCTAGTTTTAAAACAGTAATTAATGAAACTCATAAAACTAAAATAACCGAAGCTTGTTTTGATTGGATGATAAATGATGAGAAAATTGCACCAAAAGCTTATGCTATGCATACGCTTTATCTTTTAGGTCAAGAATACAATTGGATTCATCCTGAGTTAGTAGATATTTTAGAACGTGATTTTTATTCTCAGAGTGCTGGTTTTAAGGCTAGAGCTAGAAAATTAATCAAAAAAATAAAAGCTAATTTATAA
- a CDS encoding DUF1028 domain-containing protein, producing MKYFYLFALVFLSQTTFAQSYKKSEPFTHTYSIVARDEITGEMGVAVQSHWFSVGTSVVYGEAGVGVVATQSLTNPAYGPKGLALMKQGLSPQQALDALIANDEGEQYRQIGMLDVNGNVATHTGSACIAEAGHRQGKNYSVQANLMLKNTVWDAMANAFEASKGQLFSERLLAALKAAQAEKGDLRGKQSAAILIVSGTATGNSWEDTLMDLRVDDSDNPLQELERLMKVDKAYNFMNNGDVAMEAGDSKKAEEQYLSAQKLFPDNLEMQYWYAVNLLNSKDFKKANPILKSIFKKDENWRILIPRLVDSKLLTLTKLELEAVMKL from the coding sequence ATGAAATATTTCTACCTATTTGCTCTTGTTTTTTTATCACAAACAACTTTTGCACAATCTTATAAAAAATCAGAACCATTTACTCATACATATTCTATTGTGGCTAGAGATGAAATTACTGGAGAAATGGGTGTAGCTGTTCAATCACACTGGTTTAGTGTAGGTACAAGCGTAGTATATGGAGAAGCGGGAGTAGGTGTGGTAGCAACACAATCGTTAACTAACCCTGCATATGGTCCAAAAGGCTTAGCTTTAATGAAACAAGGTTTATCTCCACAGCAAGCTTTAGATGCGTTGATTGCCAATGATGAAGGAGAACAATACAGGCAGATAGGAATGCTAGATGTTAACGGAAATGTAGCGACACATACCGGAAGTGCTTGTATTGCTGAAGCTGGGCATCGTCAAGGTAAAAACTATTCTGTACAAGCGAATTTAATGTTAAAGAATACTGTTTGGGATGCTATGGCAAATGCCTTTGAAGCAAGCAAAGGTCAATTATTTAGTGAACGTCTTTTAGCTGCTTTAAAAGCTGCACAAGCCGAAAAAGGAGATTTGAGAGGTAAACAATCTGCAGCGATATTAATTGTAAGCGGTACAGCAACAGGAAATAGTTGGGAAGATACATTAATGGATTTGAGAGTAGATGATAGCGATAATCCATTACAAGAACTAGAACGATTAATGAAAGTTGATAAAGCTTATAATTTTATGAATAATGGAGATGTAGCAATGGAAGCTGGAGATTCTAAAAAAGCAGAGGAGCAATATTTGAGCGCTCAAAAATTATTTCCTGATAATTTAGAAATGCAATATTGGTATGCTGTTAATTTATTAAATAGTAAAGATTTTAAGAAAGCGAATCCTATCTTAAAATCTATTTTTAAGAAAGATGAAAATTGGCGTATTTTAATTCCGCGTTTGGTAGATAGTAAACTATTAACACTTACTAAACTTGAGTTAGAAGCTGTAATGAAATTATAA
- a CDS encoding adenylosuccinate lyase → MSLTALNAISPIDGRYRNKTESLAPYFSEEALIKYRVLVEIEYFIALCEIPLPQLKSFDTGLFDKLRAIYKDFSTEDALAIKNIESITNHDVKAVEYFIKEKFDALSISEYKEFIHFGLTSQDINNTAIPLSIKDAINDVYTLEYASVLEKLKELAIEWKDISMLARTHGQPASPTRLGKEIEVFVTRLEQQFNGLKNIPNAAKFGGATGNYNAHKVAYPNIDWKAFGTQFVEQKLGLHHSFPTTQIEHYDHMAALFDGLKRINTIIIDLDRDIWTYVAMDYFKQKIKKGEVGSSAMPHKVNPIDFENSEGNLGIANAVFEHLAAKLPLSRMQRDLTDSTVLRNVGVPIGHTLIGFKSTLKGLNKLLLNAQRFADDLEQNWAVVAEAIQTILRREGYPNPYESLKGLTRTNEAITQNSIASFIDTLEVSDAIKSELKVITPSNYTGI, encoded by the coding sequence ATGTCTTTAACTGCTCTTAATGCCATTTCACCAATTGATGGTCGCTATAGAAATAAAACTGAATCTTTAGCACCTTATTTCTCTGAAGAAGCTTTAATAAAATATCGTGTTCTGGTTGAAATTGAATACTTTATTGCTTTATGTGAAATTCCTCTACCTCAACTTAAATCTTTTGACACAGGTTTATTTGATAAGTTAAGAGCTATTTATAAAGATTTTTCGACTGAAGATGCATTAGCTATTAAAAATATTGAAAGTATCACCAATCATGATGTAAAAGCTGTTGAATATTTTATTAAAGAAAAATTTGATGCTTTAAGCATCTCTGAATATAAGGAATTTATCCACTTTGGATTAACTTCTCAAGATATCAATAATACAGCTATTCCTTTGAGTATTAAAGATGCAATAAACGATGTTTATACTCTTGAATACGCTTCTGTTTTAGAAAAATTAAAAGAACTAGCTATTGAATGGAAAGATATTTCAATGCTAGCTCGTACTCATGGACAACCAGCTTCTCCTACTCGACTAGGAAAAGAAATTGAAGTTTTTGTAACACGCTTAGAGCAACAGTTTAACGGGTTAAAAAATATTCCAAATGCTGCAAAATTTGGCGGAGCAACAGGAAATTACAATGCACATAAAGTTGCTTATCCAAATATTGATTGGAAAGCTTTTGGAACTCAATTTGTAGAACAAAAATTAGGTTTACATCATTCATTTCCAACTACTCAAATTGAGCATTACGATCATATGGCTGCTTTATTTGATGGTTTAAAACGTATTAATACTATTATCATTGATTTAGATAGAGATATCTGGACCTATGTAGCCATGGATTATTTTAAACAAAAAATTAAAAAAGGTGAAGTAGGAAGCTCTGCAATGCCACATAAAGTAAATCCAATTGATTTTGAAAATAGTGAAGGTAATCTAGGGATTGCTAATGCAGTATTCGAACATTTAGCCGCTAAACTTCCACTATCCCGCATGCAACGTGATTTAACAGATAGTACTGTGTTACGTAATGTAGGTGTTCCTATTGGGCATACATTAATTGGTTTTAAATCAACCTTAAAAGGTTTAAATAAATTATTATTGAATGCTCAAAGATTTGCTGACGATTTAGAACAAAACTGGGCAGTAGTAGCAGAAGCAATTCAAACCATTTTACGTCGCGAAGGTTACCCTAATCCTTATGAATCATTAAAAGGATTAACTCGAACTAACGAAGCTATTACACAAAACTCAATTGCTAGTTTTATAGATACTCTAGAAGTAAGTGATGCTATAAAATCTGAACTTAAAGTAATTACACCCTCTAATTATACAGGAATATAA
- a CDS encoding glycosyltransferase: protein MHKKLLIIGFVWPEPKSSAAGSRMLQLIEIFRSQEYQITFSSTCAKFDNAFDLKSIGVQQVEIELNDPSFDVFIKELNPDVVLFDRFMTEEQFGWRIAEHCPNALRILDTEDLHCLRKGRQQAFKDESTLITIEIDNSYLFNEIAKREIASIYRSDITLMISEAEIEILKTKFKVDKALLHYLPFLLDEVSSESITTLLKFKERQHFITIGNFMHPPNYDAIVYLKQEIWPLIRQQLPKVELHIYGAYVSQKAKQLHNQNEGFFIKGFVENVNEVMQKSKVCLAPLRFGAGLKGKLIDAMQSGTPCIMTSIAAEGMFGNLKPNGFITDSSKTFAKKAIELYSNQEAWEMFQSNGFKTINNRFIGENFKTVFVNKLEILLSTLKTHRFQNFTGQMLHHHQLQSTKYMSRWIEEKHKH, encoded by the coding sequence ATGCATAAAAAACTATTAATTATTGGTTTTGTTTGGCCAGAACCTAAGAGCTCAGCAGCAGGTAGCCGTATGTTACAGCTTATCGAAATATTTCGCTCTCAAGAATACCAAATTACTTTTTCTAGTACTTGTGCAAAATTTGACAATGCTTTTGATTTAAAATCTATTGGTGTGCAACAAGTAGAAATAGAACTTAATGACCCCAGCTTTGATGTATTTATAAAAGAATTGAATCCAGATGTCGTATTGTTTGATCGTTTTATGACCGAAGAACAATTTGGTTGGCGTATAGCTGAACATTGCCCAAATGCGTTACGTATATTAGATACAGAAGACCTACATTGCTTACGAAAAGGGAGACAGCAAGCATTTAAAGATGAATCAACTTTAATAACTATTGAAATTGATAATAGTTATTTGTTTAATGAAATTGCAAAGCGTGAAATTGCAAGCATTTATAGAAGTGATATAACCTTAATGATTTCTGAAGCTGAAATTGAAATTTTAAAAACAAAATTTAAAGTCGATAAAGCATTATTACATTATTTGCCCTTTTTGTTAGATGAAGTTTCTAGTGAAAGTATAACAACGCTTTTAAAATTTAAGGAACGTCAACATTTTATTACTATTGGTAATTTTATGCACCCGCCTAATTATGACGCGATAGTGTATTTAAAACAAGAGATATGGCCATTAATAAGACAGCAGCTTCCAAAAGTGGAGTTACATATTTATGGTGCATATGTATCTCAAAAAGCAAAGCAATTACATAATCAAAACGAAGGATTTTTTATAAAAGGTTTTGTGGAAAATGTAAATGAAGTCATGCAAAAAAGTAAAGTATGTTTAGCACCATTGCGCTTTGGTGCAGGTTTAAAAGGAAAGCTAATAGATGCAATGCAAAGTGGAACACCGTGTATAATGACTTCTATAGCTGCTGAAGGGATGTTTGGAAATTTAAAACCAAATGGATTTATAACAGATTCATCTAAAACGTTTGCGAAAAAAGCTATAGAATTGTATTCTAACCAAGAAGCATGGGAAATGTTTCAAAGCAATGGATTTAAAACTATTAATAACCGTTTTATTGGCGAGAATTTTAAAACTGTTTTTGTAAACAAATTAGAAATTTTATTGAGTACTCTTAAAACACATCGTTTTCAGAATTTTACGGGACAAATGTTACACCACCACCAGTTACAAAGTACAAAATATATGTCGCGTTGGATTGAAGAAAAACATAAACATTAA
- a CDS encoding RNA polymerase sigma factor, with protein MTQADFLSIVMPFKDKMFRLAKRLLVSREEAEDATQEILLKLWKNNSQISNYKNVEAFSMTMTKNFCLDKLKSKHAQNLKIVHSNYQDKNISLQKEVELRDSIDWVARIVEGLPEQQKIILQLRDVEQYDFKEMSKMLDMNETAIRVALSRARKTIREELTKTHNYGVR; from the coding sequence ATGACACAGGCAGATTTTTTAAGTATAGTAATGCCTTTTAAAGATAAAATGTTTCGTTTGGCAAAACGATTACTGGTTTCTCGAGAAGAAGCAGAAGATGCCACACAAGAAATATTATTGAAATTGTGGAAGAATAATAGTCAAATAAGTAATTATAAAAATGTAGAAGCATTTTCTATGACAATGACTAAGAATTTTTGTTTAGATAAATTAAAATCAAAGCATGCACAGAATTTAAAAATTGTACATAGCAATTATCAGGATAAAAATATATCATTACAAAAGGAAGTAGAATTAAGAGATAGTATAGATTGGGTAGCGAGAATTGTTGAAGGATTACCAGAACAACAAAAAATAATTTTACAATTAAGAGATGTAGAACAATATGATTTTAAAGAAATGTCTAAAATGTTGGACATGAATGAAACAGCAATTAGAGTTGCTTTATCAAGAGCAAGAAAAACAATAAGAGAAGAATTAACTAAAACCCACAATTATGGTGTTAGATAA